The proteins below come from a single Vidua macroura isolate BioBank_ID:100142 chromosome 17, ASM2450914v1, whole genome shotgun sequence genomic window:
- the AURKA gene encoding aurora kinase A isoform X2, whose protein sequence is MDRNMKENHAAYPGRAAKVANPIGDAPKRVPVSQHSAQSCSLTSGAPARVLCPANFTQRVPVQPQKPVLSTQKLPSHQTAQQPRPKVPQQAPVRPQAASKGSEKPPQAAAPAQNPEAESTSKQKTEETKKKSEETKKRQWSLDDFEIGRPLGKGKFGNVYLAREKQSKFILALKVLFKTQLEEAGVEHQLRREVEIQSHLRHPNILRLYGYFHDVTRVYLILEHAPRGEVYRELQRLTKFDEQRTATYITELADALSYCHSKRVIHRDIKPENLLLGSNGELKIADFGWSVHAPSSRRTTLCGTLDYLPPEMIEGRTHDEKVDIWSLGVLCYEFLVGKPPFETKTYQETYRAISRVEFKFPPFVTEGARDLISKLLKHNPFHRLPLKDVLLHPWITANSTKIPTSRKSDGAAPSKT, encoded by the exons ATGGACAGGAACATGAAGGAGAACCACGCCGCGTACCCAGGCCGCGCTGCCAAG GTCGCCAATCCCATCGGGGATGCTCCCAAACGAGTCCCGGTGTCGCAGCactcagcccagagctgctcgcTGACCAGCGGAGCTCCAGCCCGAGTTCTGTGTCCCGCAAACTTCACCCAGCGAGTCCCCGTGCAACCCCAAAAACCCGTGCTGTCAACCCAAAAACTGCCCAGCCACCAAACAGCGCAGCAGCCCCGACCCAAAGTGCCCCAGCAGGCCCCTGTGAGACCTCAGGCTGCAAGCAAGGGCAGTGAGAAacctccccaggctgcagcccctg CACAAAACCCTGAAGCAGAAAGCACCTCTaaacagaaaactgaggagaccaAGAAGAAAAGTGAAGAGACTAAAAA AAGGCAATGGTCTCTTGATGACTTTGAAATTGGTCGTCctctggggaaaggaaaatttgggaatgTGTACCTGGCACgtgaaaaacagagcaaattTATTCTTGCACTGAAAGTGCTCTTTAAAACACAGCTTGAGGAAGCTGGTGTAGAACATCAACTACGAAGAGAAGTGGAAATACAGTCTCATCTTAG GCACCCCAACATTCTCAGATTATATGGCTACTTCCATGATGTGACAAGAGTCTACCTGATCCTGGAGCATGCACCTCGTGGGGAAGTCTACAGGGAGCTTCAGAGGCTCACCAAGTTTGATGAGCAAAGAACTGCTACT TACATCACAGAACTTGCAGATGCCCTCTCGTACTGTCACTCCAAGCGTGTGATCCACAGGGACATCAAGCCAGAGAACTTGCTGCTTGGATCAAACGGAGAGTTAAAAATTGCTGACTTTGGGTGGTCTGTGCATGCTCCATCTTCTAG GAGAACAACTCTCTGTGGGACACTTGACTACCTGCCTCCTGAAATGATTGAGGGAAGAACACATGATGAAAAGGTGGACATTTGGAGTCTGGGAGTTCTGTGCTATGAGTTCCTTGTAGGGAAACCACCTTTTGAAACAAAAACCTATCAAGAAACCTACAGAGCTATTTCCAGG GTGGAATTCAAGTTTCCTCCATTTGTAACAGAAGGTGCAAGGGATTTAATTTCCAAGCTCCTGAAGCACAACCCCTTCCATCGCCTGCCCCTGAAGGATGtgcttctccatccctggatcACAGCAAACTCTACCAAGATTCCCACCAGCAGGAAGAGTGATGGTGCTGCCCCATCCAAAACATAG
- the FAM210B gene encoding protein FAM210B, mitochondrial, producing the protein MYRLCRLSPLLSPLPAPLRAPRPAWAALPPGPGPRRARAKDAAEPLKKAATDPSAENKKLNKSQQLKQVFKEYGAVGVSFHVGISLVSLGIFYLAVSSGVDMSAVLLKLGFSEASLQSRMAAGTSTFVLAYAVHKLFAPVRISITVVSVPFLVRYCRKAGFFKPPASGP; encoded by the exons ATGTACCGCCTGTGCCGGCTGTCCCCGCTGCTGTCCCCgctgccggccccgctccgcgcccccCGGCCCGCCTGGGCCGCGCtcccgccggggccgggcccgcgccgcgcccgcgCCAAG gatGCAGCTGAACCCCTCAAAAAGGCAGCCACTGATCCCAGTGCTGAAAACAAGAAACTCAACAAATCCCAGCAGCTGAAACAAGTTTTTAAAGAATATGGTGCTGTAGGGGTTTCCTTCCATGTTGGAATTTCCTTAGTATCTCTGGGAATCTTCTACCTGGCTGTGTCAAG CGGCGTGGACATGAGCGCGGTTCTGCTGAAGCTGGGTTTCAGCGAGGCCTCTCTGCAGTCCAGGATGGCAGCTGGCACCAGCACCTTCGTGCTGGCCTATGCTGTGCACAAGCTCTTCGCCCCCGTGCGCATCAGCATCACCGTGGTGTCCGTGCCCTTCCTGGTGCGCTACTGCCGCAAGGCCGGCTTCTTCAAACCCCCCGCCTCCGGCCCCTGA
- the AURKA gene encoding aurora kinase A isoform X1: MDRNMKENHAAYPGRAAKVKVANPIGDAPKRVPVSQHSAQSCSLTSGAPARVLCPANFTQRVPVQPQKPVLSTQKLPSHQTAQQPRPKVPQQAPVRPQAASKGSEKPPQAAAPAQNPEAESTSKQKTEETKKKSEETKKRQWSLDDFEIGRPLGKGKFGNVYLAREKQSKFILALKVLFKTQLEEAGVEHQLRREVEIQSHLRHPNILRLYGYFHDVTRVYLILEHAPRGEVYRELQRLTKFDEQRTATYITELADALSYCHSKRVIHRDIKPENLLLGSNGELKIADFGWSVHAPSSRRTTLCGTLDYLPPEMIEGRTHDEKVDIWSLGVLCYEFLVGKPPFETKTYQETYRAISRVEFKFPPFVTEGARDLISKLLKHNPFHRLPLKDVLLHPWITANSTKIPTSRKSDGAAPSKT, translated from the exons ATGGACAGGAACATGAAGGAGAACCACGCCGCGTACCCAGGCCGCGCTGCCAAGGTAAAG GTCGCCAATCCCATCGGGGATGCTCCCAAACGAGTCCCGGTGTCGCAGCactcagcccagagctgctcgcTGACCAGCGGAGCTCCAGCCCGAGTTCTGTGTCCCGCAAACTTCACCCAGCGAGTCCCCGTGCAACCCCAAAAACCCGTGCTGTCAACCCAAAAACTGCCCAGCCACCAAACAGCGCAGCAGCCCCGACCCAAAGTGCCCCAGCAGGCCCCTGTGAGACCTCAGGCTGCAAGCAAGGGCAGTGAGAAacctccccaggctgcagcccctg CACAAAACCCTGAAGCAGAAAGCACCTCTaaacagaaaactgaggagaccaAGAAGAAAAGTGAAGAGACTAAAAA AAGGCAATGGTCTCTTGATGACTTTGAAATTGGTCGTCctctggggaaaggaaaatttgggaatgTGTACCTGGCACgtgaaaaacagagcaaattTATTCTTGCACTGAAAGTGCTCTTTAAAACACAGCTTGAGGAAGCTGGTGTAGAACATCAACTACGAAGAGAAGTGGAAATACAGTCTCATCTTAG GCACCCCAACATTCTCAGATTATATGGCTACTTCCATGATGTGACAAGAGTCTACCTGATCCTGGAGCATGCACCTCGTGGGGAAGTCTACAGGGAGCTTCAGAGGCTCACCAAGTTTGATGAGCAAAGAACTGCTACT TACATCACAGAACTTGCAGATGCCCTCTCGTACTGTCACTCCAAGCGTGTGATCCACAGGGACATCAAGCCAGAGAACTTGCTGCTTGGATCAAACGGAGAGTTAAAAATTGCTGACTTTGGGTGGTCTGTGCATGCTCCATCTTCTAG GAGAACAACTCTCTGTGGGACACTTGACTACCTGCCTCCTGAAATGATTGAGGGAAGAACACATGATGAAAAGGTGGACATTTGGAGTCTGGGAGTTCTGTGCTATGAGTTCCTTGTAGGGAAACCACCTTTTGAAACAAAAACCTATCAAGAAACCTACAGAGCTATTTCCAGG GTGGAATTCAAGTTTCCTCCATTTGTAACAGAAGGTGCAAGGGATTTAATTTCCAAGCTCCTGAAGCACAACCCCTTCCATCGCCTGCCCCTGAAGGATGtgcttctccatccctggatcACAGCAAACTCTACCAAGATTCCCACCAGCAGGAAGAGTGATGGTGCTGCCCCATCCAAAACATAG